ATTAATTGACATAACTGATTTTCTAATTCCTTTTCTGTGAGATATCCATAGTCAACAGGATAACCTTCTTCTTGAAGCATCTGTACAACAGATGTTGTAAAAGGGATATCAAGACCTAATTGGAGTAGTTCATCCCCTCTTGCAAATAATTGTTCTGGTGTTGATGTTGATTCCACTTGACCATCTTTCATCACTAAAACTCTATCACTAAGAGCAACTTCATCTAAGTCATGAGTAATGGAAATAACAGTCAGCTGGTAGTCGTCACGGATGTTTTTTATAGTTTTGATTAACTCTAATCGTCCTTTAGGGTCAAGCATACTAGTAGCTTCATCTAAAATAATAATTTTAGGCTTCATAGCAACTGCACCTGCAATAGCTACGCGCTGTTTTTGGCCACCAGATAAACGGGCTGGTTCTTTTTCTTTAAAGTTCTGCATGCCGACTAACTCTAAAGCATGATTAACCCTCTCTTTTATATCTTCATGTGCAATACCTTTATTTTCAAGCCCAAAAGCAACATCATCTTCAACAGTTGCTCCAACAAACTGATTATCAGGGTTTTGAAAGACCATACCAATTTTATGACGAATTTCCCAAACATTAGTTATGGTTAGTAGATCTCCATCAACAATAATAGACCCTGATTCTGGTTCCAATAATCCATCAATTAACCGAATAGTCGTTGATTTACCAGATCCATTATGGCCAATGATAGACAGCCACTCACCTTGTTTCACATGAAACGATACGCCATCTAATGTTGGTTTTTCTTGGTCTTTATGGTAATTAAATGTAACTTTTTTAAGTTCAATAATAGCTGACATGTTATTTAAACGTATCCTTAAAAAGAAAGCTTGCTCCTTTAAAATAATCATATCCAGAATAAATAGTGAAAAAAAGAGCAATATAGAGTAAGACGTTTCCTAGGAATATCCAATGGCAAAGTAATAAAATAATAGACAACATTTGTGTCGCTGTTTTGATTTTTCCCGGCATAGCAGCTGCAAGGACCTTTCCTCCGGTTTCAACAAGTAGTAATCGAAGACCAGTTACTGCCAATTCTCGGCAAATAATAACAGCTGACACCCACGCAGGAACTAAGCCAAGTCCAACTAACATGATAAAGGCACTCATGACAAGCATCTTATCTGCTAGAGGATCGGCAAACTTTCCAAAATTACTGGCTACATGCCACTTACGCGCAAGATACCCATCTAGATAATCGGTAAAACTGGCAATTGCAAAAATCACAGCTGCAAAAATATGCCACCCCACCTTATTAGATGAGGAAGTAATAAAAAGAAAGAAAGGAATCATTGCGATTCGAACAAGAGTTAATAGATTAGGAATATTTTCTTTTTTTATCATTAGTCTACCTTAATTATTGGATCTTAAACGTGATATAACTTAAGTCAGTACTTGTTAAAGGTGATAGATCAACAGGTTGTCCATCAATTGTTACAGATACACCTTTTGTCACACCAAGTGTCAACAATGATTCTGTTATTTCTGCAGGTAAAGTCGCTGTATAAGTTGGCGAGTCTTGAGTCAATGTTATACCACCTTCACCAATTTCTGAATTTGTTAGAGAAATCCAACTACTTTGTGCCTCGGTTAAAGACACACTGATATCAACGGTCTCTTTAGATTTAGTAACA
The genomic region above belongs to Streptococcus pyogenes and contains:
- the pgsA gene encoding CDP-diacylglycerol--glycerol-3-phosphate 3-phosphatidyltransferase, with product MIKKENIPNLLTLVRIAMIPFFLFITSSSNKVGWHIFAAVIFAIASFTDYLDGYLARKWHVASNFGKFADPLADKMLVMSAFIMLVGLGLVPAWVSAVIICRELAVTGLRLLLVETGGKVLAAAMPGKIKTATQMLSIILLLCHWIFLGNVLLYIALFFTIYSGYDYFKGASFLFKDTFK
- a CDS encoding energy-coupling factor ABC transporter ATP-binding protein, giving the protein MSAIIELKKVTFNYHKDQEKPTLDGVSFHVKQGEWLSIIGHNGSGKSTTIRLIDGLLEPESGSIIVDGDLLTITNVWEIRHKIGMVFQNPDNQFVGATVEDDVAFGLENKGIAHEDIKERVNHALELVGMQNFKEKEPARLSGGQKQRVAIAGAVAMKPKIIILDEATSMLDPKGRLELIKTIKNIRDDYQLTVISITHDLDEVALSDRVLVMKDGQVESTSTPEQLFARGDELLQLGLDIPFTTSVVQMLQEEGYPVDYGYLTEKELENQLCQLISKM